Proteins found in one Planctomycetes bacterium MalM25 genomic segment:
- the iscR gene encoding HTH-type transcriptional regulator IscR, which produces MSVSQTAEYALRAVVWLAQNPGAPQTTQQLATGTQVSVSYLPKVLQPLGRAGILTSQRGINGGYSLDRDPEDLSVLEVISCVDPIQRITRCPLKLSTHTGGLCPLHRMLDDAIADLERRYAETTIAGLLRQESNLKPLCEDGPGVVQLDLGPPS; this is translated from the coding sequence ATGTCGGTATCACAGACCGCCGAGTACGCTCTTCGAGCCGTTGTCTGGCTGGCGCAGAACCCGGGCGCCCCTCAGACAACGCAGCAGCTAGCGACCGGCACCCAGGTCTCGGTTAGCTACCTCCCGAAGGTGCTCCAACCCCTTGGAAGGGCTGGCATCCTGACCAGCCAGCGCGGCATCAACGGGGGCTACTCACTCGATCGCGACCCGGAGGACCTGTCGGTCCTGGAGGTCATCAGCTGCGTCGATCCGATCCAGCGCATCACCCGCTGTCCGCTGAAGCTATCGACTCACACCGGCGGGCTCTGCCCGCTGCACCGGATGCTCGACGACGCAATCGCCGACCTCGAACGTCGCTACGCCGAGACCACCATCGCCGGCTTGCTCCGGCAAGAGTCGAACCTCAAGCCGCTTTGTGAGGATGGCCCGGGAGTCGTACAGCTCGACCTAGGGCCCCCTTCATGA
- a CDS encoding PDZ domain (Also known as DHR or GLGF): protein MSRLSPATIFALASLLVFGLAAAANAGGCHKRWKPAPRPIYQPAPIHHPAPIHQPAPTLKPIGWAPAPTVVPARNWYFGMSLQITNTAYGRGLQVARVTPGSPAYRAGLEVGDVLLAAGSVSLQNAYSNEHGVQLLQSAVGSGAPAPTAAAAFVAPVSPTVQVTVIDVRTNQAKYVLVSPRLNGGGAPAPTFTAPAPVASTF from the coding sequence ATGTCCCGCCTGTCGCCCGCCACGATCTTCGCCCTCGCCTCGCTGCTCGTCTTCGGCCTGGCCGCTGCCGCCAACGCGGGCGGCTGCCACAAACGCTGGAAGCCCGCCCCGAGGCCGATCTACCAGCCGGCCCCGATCCATCACCCCGCGCCGATCCATCAACCGGCGCCGACACTGAAGCCGATCGGCTGGGCGCCCGCCCCGACGGTCGTCCCGGCCCGGAACTGGTACTTCGGCATGAGCCTGCAGATCACCAACACGGCGTACGGCCGCGGCCTGCAAGTCGCCAGGGTCACGCCCGGCAGCCCCGCCTACCGTGCCGGCCTGGAAGTGGGCGACGTGCTGCTCGCGGCGGGCTCGGTCAGCCTGCAGAACGCGTACAGCAACGAGCACGGCGTGCAGCTGCTGCAATCGGCCGTCGGCTCGGGGGCGCCCGCTCCGACCGCGGCGGCGGCGTTCGTCGCCCCGGTGTCCCCCACGGTGCAAGTCACCGTCATCGATGTGCGAACCAACCAAGCGAAGTACGTCTTGGTCAGCCCGCGGCTGAACGGCGGTGGCGCCCCGGCGCCCACCTTCACGGCCCCCGCCCCGGTGGCGAGCACCTTCTGA
- the arnB gene encoding UDP-4-amino-4-deoxy-L-arabinose--oxoglutarate aminotransferase: MIPRTRFDIGWKDLGYGFRQIAWAGDRLSTQRELESQWVPDGETLACLSLRSGFDVALEAYAFPPGSEVLMSCMNIGPMAEIASDRGLTPISIDLNMDTLQMRPELLEKAVNSKTRAIVHAHVLGSRQPLDELRRFADRHGLVLFEDCAQAYRGDAWRGDPRSDVTLFSFGPLKTCSATMGGFVSFRDPARLAKARRLQSQRPVQGRYQFFDRLMLFSELLFFTQELPYSLVMGIARRLGLSELMNTPVRNFRGRNQLKKLRKQPGYPLLALLLHRLKTFDPDLVRRRMSAAETVLRRIPEVPRPGRQADDHGYWLFPVNSDDPVGLRRRLHQEGFDSTLGHKAFVVLDSPPDRPEVQPVEAPERMSKSLYLPIHFRMKKRDLVRLANVIDDFEPSSPPGDGGPPAQEEVEIEAEAIAAG; this comes from the coding sequence GTGATCCCTCGCACACGATTCGATATCGGGTGGAAAGACCTCGGCTACGGTTTCCGCCAGATCGCCTGGGCCGGGGACCGTCTGAGCACGCAACGCGAGCTGGAGAGCCAGTGGGTCCCCGACGGCGAAACGCTCGCCTGCCTGTCGCTCCGCAGCGGATTTGACGTCGCCCTCGAGGCCTACGCGTTCCCGCCCGGGAGCGAGGTGCTGATGTCGTGCATGAACATCGGCCCGATGGCCGAGATCGCCAGCGACCGCGGCCTCACGCCAATCTCGATCGACCTGAACATGGACACGCTGCAGATGCGGCCTGAGCTGTTGGAGAAGGCGGTCAACAGCAAGACCCGCGCGATCGTCCACGCGCACGTGCTCGGCTCGCGGCAGCCGCTCGACGAGCTCCGCCGGTTCGCCGATCGGCACGGCCTGGTCCTCTTCGAGGATTGCGCCCAAGCCTACCGGGGCGACGCCTGGCGGGGCGACCCGCGCAGCGACGTCACCCTGTTCAGCTTCGGACCGTTGAAGACCTGCTCCGCCACGATGGGCGGCTTCGTCAGCTTCCGCGACCCCGCCCGGCTCGCCAAAGCGCGCCGCCTGCAATCGCAGCGCCCGGTCCAGGGCCGCTACCAGTTCTTCGATCGCTTGATGCTCTTCTCCGAGCTGCTGTTCTTCACGCAGGAGCTCCCCTACTCGTTGGTCATGGGCATCGCGAGACGCCTCGGCCTCTCCGAGCTGATGAACACGCCGGTGCGCAACTTCCGCGGCCGCAACCAACTCAAGAAGCTCCGCAAGCAGCCGGGCTACCCGCTGCTGGCGCTCCTGCTCCACCGCCTGAAGACCTTCGACCCCGACCTGGTTCGGCGGCGCATGTCGGCGGCCGAGACCGTCCTGCGGCGGATCCCCGAGGTCCCGCGGCCGGGGCGGCAGGCCGATGACCACGGCTACTGGCTCTTCCCCGTCAACAGCGACGACCCGGTCGGCCTGCGGCGTCGGCTGCACCAAGAGGGGTTCGACTCGACCCTCGGCCACAAGGCGTTCGTCGTGCTCGACTCGCCCCCCGACCGCCCCGAGGTCCAACCGGTCGAGGCGCCCGAGCGGATGAGCAAGTCGCTCTACCTGCCGATCCATTTCCGCATGAAGAAGCGCGACCTGGTCCGGCTGGCGAACGTCATCGACGACTTCGAGCCGTCGTCGCCCCCGGGCGACGGGGGCCCGCCCGCCCAGGAAGAAGTCGAGATCGAAGCGGAAGCCATCGCCGCGGGGTGA
- a CDS encoding Plasmid stabilization system protein, producing the protein MKTYRVRITAPAEADVRANYRWWAENRSADQAAVWLFGVRQAMLSLNTMPDRYGYADERELMRVDIRQMSYGVGSRPTHRLIYEIVDKSVVIYRVRSARQDRLTLEDVDRE; encoded by the coding sequence ATGAAGACGTATCGGGTGCGCATCACCGCCCCGGCAGAGGCGGACGTTCGCGCGAACTACCGCTGGTGGGCCGAGAACCGCTCCGCCGATCAAGCCGCTGTGTGGCTCTTTGGCGTTCGCCAAGCCATGCTGTCACTCAACACGATGCCCGATCGTTACGGCTACGCCGATGAGCGCGAACTCATGCGGGTGGACATCCGGCAAATGAGCTACGGCGTCGGGTCTCGTCCGACCCATCGCTTGATCTACGAGATCGTTGATAAGTCGGTCGTCATCTACCGTGTGCGATCCGCCCGGCAAGATCGGCTCACGCTCGAAGACGTCGATCGGGAGTAG
- the aviRb gene encoding 23S rRNA (uridine(2479)-2'-O)-methyltransferase, with product MSLRITSRHNPRLKQAARLRDSRERRRTGRLLVDGARETLRALAAGVEPIEAFYDDTRPTDRTIETIAELDRRGVEVVRVDAEPFAKLAYGDRADGVVLVAAAPVRGLRELNLPPDPLVAVIEGIEKPGNLGAILRTADGAGVDGVIVADPRVDLFNPNAIRASVGAVFGEGIAVATAEETRAWLAERGLPIYATRPEAETRYTDADFARGCAIVLGSEADGLTPDWDATATGVSLPMLGVADSLNVSAAAAVLLYEARRQRDGAR from the coding sequence ATGTCGTTACGGATCACCAGCCGCCACAACCCGCGATTGAAGCAGGCGGCGCGGCTTCGCGACAGCCGGGAGCGCCGTCGAACGGGTCGGCTGCTGGTCGATGGCGCTCGTGAGACGCTCCGCGCGCTCGCCGCGGGAGTCGAGCCAATCGAAGCGTTCTACGACGACACGCGCCCGACCGATCGCACGATTGAGACGATCGCCGAACTCGATCGTCGCGGGGTCGAGGTCGTGCGGGTCGACGCCGAGCCATTCGCGAAACTCGCCTACGGCGACCGGGCGGACGGCGTCGTGCTGGTGGCGGCCGCTCCGGTCCGCGGCCTGCGGGAGCTGAACCTGCCGCCCGATCCCCTCGTCGCGGTGATCGAGGGGATTGAGAAGCCGGGCAACCTCGGCGCGATCCTCCGCACGGCGGACGGCGCCGGCGTGGACGGGGTCATCGTGGCCGACCCGCGCGTCGACCTGTTCAACCCGAACGCGATCCGGGCGAGTGTCGGCGCCGTGTTCGGCGAGGGGATCGCCGTGGCGACCGCCGAGGAGACGCGGGCTTGGCTCGCCGAGCGGGGACTGCCGATCTATGCCACGCGACCCGAAGCCGAGACACGCTACACCGACGCCGACTTCGCCCGCGGCTGCGCGATCGTCCTAGGAAGCGAAGCGGACGGCCTCACGCCCGACTGGGACGCTACGGCGACCGGGGTCTCGCTGCCGATGCTCGGCGTGGCGGACAGCCTGAACGTCTCCGCGGCGGCGGCCGTGCTGCTCTACGAAGCCCGCCGGCAACGCGACGGTGCGCGTTGA
- a CDS encoding murein peptide amidase A produces the protein MRPRLALSVCLLLTAALNGATPEEVALGESVEGRPIVARVWGESERCLLILASIHGSEPAGTPLVERLEAWFVEHPRELAERRVAIVPIANPDGYAKRERFNANGVDLNRNFPTGNRTERKIHGESALSEPESRALMRALQVFDPVRVVSLHQPIACVDYDGPGEALAEAMSAAIERRLPVKKLGGRPGSLGSYVGVTLGRPIITLELPKHAEDRPAEELWRDYGPALIAFLRAD, from the coding sequence ATGCGCCCCCGACTCGCTCTTTCGGTTTGCTTGCTGCTGACCGCCGCCCTGAACGGGGCGACGCCCGAGGAGGTGGCGCTCGGCGAGAGCGTCGAGGGCCGCCCGATCGTCGCCCGCGTCTGGGGCGAGTCGGAACGTTGCCTGCTGATCCTCGCGAGCATCCATGGCAGCGAGCCCGCGGGGACGCCGCTCGTCGAAAGGCTCGAAGCGTGGTTCGTTGAGCATCCCAGAGAGCTTGCCGAACGCCGCGTCGCGATCGTGCCGATCGCCAACCCGGACGGCTACGCGAAACGCGAGCGGTTCAACGCGAACGGCGTCGACCTCAACCGCAACTTCCCGACCGGCAACCGGACCGAGCGCAAGATCCACGGCGAGAGCGCCCTGTCCGAGCCCGAATCGCGGGCGCTGATGCGGGCGTTGCAGGTCTTCGACCCGGTGCGGGTGGTGAGCCTCCACCAGCCGATCGCGTGCGTCGATTACGACGGCCCCGGCGAGGCGCTCGCCGAGGCGATGTCGGCCGCGATCGAGAGACGGCTGCCCGTTAAGAAGCTCGGCGGTCGTCCCGGTTCACTCGGCTCGTACGTCGGCGTAACCCTAGGGCGACCGATCATCACGCTCGAACTGCCCAAACACGCCGAAGACCGCCCCGCGGAGGAGCTGTGGCGCGATTACGGCCCGGCGCTGATCGCGTTTCTCCGCGCCGACTGA
- the sir_1 gene encoding Sulfite reductase [ferredoxin]: protein MSADAAQDAPKKLTPVEGFKDASNYLSGPIPEELANDAPNFTGEAMQLLKHHGSYEQDDRDRRKEAKAEKVPGGKYYSMMVRTVVPGGRMSSDQLMAQFDLCEEVGNGTLRLTTRQAIQVHGILKSNLRHYINRVVAIGQTTLAACGDVCRNVMCSPVPKKNAVYDEMQALADRIKEHFKPRTGSYYELWVTDSETGEKTLAAGGANANGSGGYEFKSSGIKDGDGVEPIYGKTYLPRKFKMGVGLPEDNNADLYSQDIGFLAIVENELVVGYNLIVGGGFGRTPSAAKTFAAVGAPLCYCPLGEEISAAEAIMKVQRDFGDRTDRKVARLKYTLNRLGVEKFKELVEEYAGRALDPPKDAPITAHDDGMGWHEQGDGRWYYGLNVENGRIKDDGDFRLKTALRQIAAELNPPLRITGHQGLILCDIDAGDKSKLESLLTSHGVTLTENVSNARRWSMACPAMPTCGLAITESERALPGIMTQIEEELAKLGLQDEVFTTRMTGCPNGCARPYNSDIGLVGRAKEKYTMFLGGGTLGYRLNWIYKDMVPADQVAPELAKVFAEFKAKRTEGETFGDFCDRVGKEELLASCGE from the coding sequence ATGTCCGCCGACGCCGCCCAAGACGCCCCCAAGAAGCTCACCCCCGTCGAGGGCTTCAAGGACGCCAGCAACTACCTCTCGGGCCCGATCCCCGAAGAGCTGGCCAACGACGCGCCGAACTTCACCGGCGAGGCGATGCAGCTCCTCAAGCACCACGGCTCGTACGAGCAGGACGACCGCGACCGCCGCAAGGAGGCCAAGGCCGAGAAGGTGCCCGGCGGCAAGTACTACTCGATGATGGTCCGCACCGTCGTGCCGGGCGGCCGCATGTCGAGCGATCAGCTCATGGCCCAGTTCGACCTGTGCGAGGAGGTCGGCAACGGCACGTTGCGTCTCACCACCCGGCAGGCGATCCAGGTCCACGGCATCCTCAAGTCGAACCTGCGGCACTACATCAACCGCGTGGTCGCGATCGGCCAGACGACCCTAGCCGCCTGCGGCGACGTCTGCCGCAACGTGATGTGCTCGCCCGTGCCGAAGAAGAACGCCGTCTACGACGAGATGCAGGCGCTCGCCGACCGGATCAAGGAGCACTTCAAGCCCCGCACCGGCTCCTACTACGAGCTGTGGGTCACCGACAGCGAGACGGGCGAGAAGACGCTCGCCGCCGGCGGGGCCAACGCCAACGGCTCAGGCGGCTACGAGTTCAAGTCGTCCGGCATCAAGGACGGCGACGGCGTCGAGCCGATCTACGGCAAGACCTACCTGCCGCGCAAGTTCAAGATGGGCGTCGGCCTCCCCGAGGACAACAACGCCGACCTCTACTCGCAGGACATCGGCTTCCTGGCGATTGTCGAGAACGAGCTGGTCGTCGGCTACAACCTGATCGTCGGCGGCGGCTTCGGCCGCACGCCCAGCGCCGCCAAGACCTTCGCCGCGGTCGGCGCGCCCCTCTGCTACTGCCCGCTCGGCGAGGAGATCTCCGCCGCCGAGGCGATCATGAAGGTCCAACGCGACTTCGGCGACCGGACCGACCGCAAGGTCGCTCGCCTGAAGTACACCTTGAACCGGCTCGGCGTCGAGAAGTTCAAGGAGCTGGTCGAGGAGTACGCCGGCCGCGCGCTCGACCCGCCGAAGGACGCCCCCATCACCGCCCACGACGACGGCATGGGCTGGCACGAGCAGGGCGACGGCCGCTGGTACTACGGCCTGAACGTCGAGAACGGTCGCATCAAGGACGACGGCGACTTCCGCCTGAAGACCGCGCTGCGTCAGATCGCCGCCGAGCTGAACCCGCCCCTGCGGATCACCGGCCACCAGGGCCTCATCCTCTGCGATATTGATGCGGGCGATAAGTCGAAGCTCGAGTCGCTGCTCACCTCGCACGGCGTGACGCTCACGGAGAACGTCTCCAACGCGCGGCGGTGGAGCATGGCCTGCCCCGCGATGCCGACCTGCGGCCTGGCGATCACCGAGAGCGAGCGCGCCCTGCCCGGCATCATGACGCAGATCGAGGAGGAGCTCGCGAAGCTCGGCCTCCAGGACGAAGTCTTCACGACCCGCATGACCGGCTGCCCGAACGGCTGCGCCCGCCCGTACAACTCCGACATCGGGCTCGTGGGCCGCGCGAAGGAGAAGTACACGATGTTCCTGGGCGGCGGCACGCTCGGCTACCGCCTGAACTGGATCTACAAGGACATGGTCCCCGCCGACCAAGTCGCCCCCGAACTGGCGAAGGTCTTCGCGGAGTTCAAAGCGAAGCGGACCGAGGGGGAGACCTTTGGGGACTTCTGCGATCGTGTTGGGAAGGAAGAGCTGCTGGCGAGCTGCGGGGAGTGA
- the pgpA gene encoding Phosphatidylglycerophosphatase A, which yields MDAPESKSVQPKGFLGPRQSVAAWLATGLGVSQGVPAPGTVGAIWGVPLWLALAQIPSYPAQLAVIAGLILVGGPLCTRAARDLHRHGLTADTKDPQAITWDEFTTVPLVYAFAPGACTCVSWLLAGFALHRLFDITKPWPCRRLERLPDGWGVMADDVAAACYAGLCYTLLWRWWSGSW from the coding sequence ATGGACGCACCCGAGTCGAAATCGGTTCAGCCCAAGGGGTTCCTTGGCCCGCGGCAATCGGTCGCGGCGTGGCTGGCGACCGGCCTGGGCGTGAGCCAGGGCGTCCCCGCCCCTGGGACTGTAGGCGCCATCTGGGGCGTCCCCCTCTGGCTCGCCCTCGCCCAAATCCCGAGCTACCCGGCCCAGCTGGCCGTGATCGCCGGGCTGATCCTCGTCGGCGGGCCCCTCTGCACCCGGGCCGCCCGCGACCTGCACCGCCACGGCCTGACGGCCGACACGAAGGACCCCCAGGCGATCACCTGGGACGAGTTCACGACCGTTCCGCTGGTCTACGCCTTCGCCCCGGGGGCTTGCACCTGCGTGAGCTGGCTGCTCGCCGGGTTCGCGCTGCATCGGTTGTTCGATATCACCAAGCCGTGGCCCTGCCGGCGGCTGGAGCGGTTGCCCGACGGCTGGGGCGTCATGGCCGACGACGTGGCGGCCGCCTGCTACGCCGGGCTCTGCTACACGCTGCTGTGGCGCTGGTGGAGCGGCTCCTGGTGA
- a CDS encoding ABC transporter, phosphonate, periplasmic substrate-binding protein has protein sequence MSEDTGAISFARLLKVLIPVALIALAVRYTLPSFEQAAQQELESNMLEKLLGESYAPPAEGVEFTDSDGDLLCDFPADDQCVTPEKLVFTYVGGPEEVDESQTWADLLTALGEATGLPVEYQHYGSLNDQLAAMTAGELHLAGLNTGAVPAAVKGAGFRPVCTLGNEDGSFGYTMKLLAGKAAKDSDQLAGKRFAFTTPDSNSGFKAALIYLMDEKGLLPERDYQWGFTFDHETSVKGLVAGDHDVAPVASDILQRMVSDGEVGEDAYTVVYESERFPPATIGYAHNLAPQLREKITEALTGFAWAGTSVEAKYGSSGVTAFVPVNYKDDWANIRRINEAVAGAKTAK, from the coding sequence ATGAGCGAAGACACCGGCGCCATCTCGTTCGCCCGCCTCCTGAAGGTGCTGATCCCCGTCGCGTTGATCGCGTTGGCGGTGCGTTATACGCTGCCGAGCTTTGAGCAGGCGGCGCAGCAAGAGCTCGAATCGAACATGCTCGAGAAGCTGCTGGGCGAGTCCTACGCGCCGCCAGCGGAGGGCGTCGAGTTCACCGACTCGGACGGCGACCTGCTGTGCGATTTCCCCGCCGACGATCAATGCGTCACGCCCGAGAAGCTGGTCTTCACCTACGTCGGGGGCCCCGAGGAGGTCGACGAGTCGCAGACCTGGGCCGACCTGCTGACCGCCCTCGGCGAAGCGACCGGCCTGCCGGTCGAGTACCAACATTACGGCTCGCTGAACGACCAGCTCGCGGCGATGACCGCCGGCGAACTCCACCTGGCCGGCCTCAACACGGGCGCCGTGCCGGCGGCGGTGAAGGGCGCCGGGTTCCGGCCCGTCTGCACGCTCGGTAACGAGGACGGCTCCTTCGGCTACACGATGAAGCTGCTCGCCGGTAAAGCGGCGAAAGACTCGGACCAACTCGCGGGCAAGCGTTTCGCTTTCACGACCCCCGACTCGAACTCCGGTTTCAAAGCGGCGCTCATCTACCTGATGGACGAGAAGGGATTGCTCCCGGAGCGGGATTACCAGTGGGGCTTCACCTTCGACCACGAGACCTCGGTCAAGGGCCTCGTCGCCGGCGATCACGACGTGGCGCCGGTCGCCAGCGACATCCTCCAGCGGATGGTCAGCGACGGCGAGGTCGGCGAGGACGCCTACACCGTGGTCTACGAGTCGGAGCGTTTCCCCCCCGCCACGATCGGCTACGCCCACAACCTCGCCCCCCAGCTGCGCGAGAAGATCACCGAGGCCCTCACCGGCTTCGCGTGGGCCGGGACCAGCGTCGAGGCTAAGTACGGCTCCTCCGGCGTCACAGCCTTCGTCCCGGTCAATTACAAGGACGACTGGGCCAACATCCGCCGCATCAACGAAGCGGTTGCGGGCGCCAAAACGGCCAAGTGA
- a CDS encoding bifunctional 3-demethylubiquinone-9 3-methyltransferase/ 2-octaprenyl-6-hydroxy phenol methylase, which translates to MTSDCPLIGRPTKSMATRFSRGPYRLMRCLETGFVFLENPPSYDEVRDDFPWEVTADRERTRRTAAEPLISRLSEATKQAKRRFLPKRNRMHQLAAGVAARIDRSRELQLLDVGCGCGGLAIDCCDRFARVGRRVRPIGVELSPRLAKNAARDFKAWSGEVIAQPALEAVQGLAPASIDVAMMSSFLEHDPRPLELLKALRSRLRPEGAAIIKVPNFGSLNRRLRGERWCGFRYPDHVNYFTPATLRRLAFEAGYQTERGTLLDRNPLSDNMYAVLRPCA; encoded by the coding sequence ATGACCAGCGACTGCCCCTTGATCGGCCGCCCGACCAAGTCGATGGCCACCCGTTTCTCGCGTGGGCCGTACCGCCTGATGCGGTGCCTGGAGACCGGCTTCGTTTTCCTTGAGAACCCGCCCAGCTACGACGAGGTGCGCGACGACTTCCCCTGGGAAGTGACCGCCGATCGCGAACGCACACGGCGGACGGCCGCCGAGCCGTTGATCTCGCGGCTGAGCGAAGCGACGAAGCAAGCCAAGCGACGCTTCCTCCCGAAACGCAACCGCATGCACCAACTCGCCGCCGGCGTGGCGGCGCGGATCGATCGATCGCGAGAGCTACAACTCCTCGACGTCGGCTGCGGCTGTGGCGGGCTGGCGATCGACTGCTGTGACCGCTTCGCCCGCGTCGGCCGGCGGGTCCGACCGATCGGGGTCGAGTTGTCACCTCGGTTGGCGAAGAACGCGGCTCGCGATTTTAAAGCGTGGTCGGGCGAGGTGATCGCCCAGCCCGCGCTCGAAGCGGTGCAAGGGCTCGCCCCTGCCTCGATCGACGTGGCGATGATGTCCAGCTTCTTGGAGCACGATCCGCGACCGCTCGAACTTCTCAAAGCTTTGCGATCCCGCCTACGCCCCGAGGGTGCGGCGATCATCAAGGTGCCCAATTTCGGATCGCTCAACCGGCGACTCCGCGGCGAGCGCTGGTGCGGCTTCCGCTACCCGGACCACGTCAACTACTTCACGCCGGCCACGCTCCGCCGCCTCGCCTTCGAAGCGGGCTACCAAACCGAGCGTGGCACGCTGCTCGATCGCAACCCGCTGAGCGACAACATGTACGCCGTGCTGAGGCCATGCGCTTAG
- the folD gene encoding Tetrahydrofolate dehydrogenase/cyclohydrolase: MANIIDGKKLSTEIREEVGEAVAEHVAGGGPRPCLAAVLVGENPASQVYVRNKQRACDKAGLESRLVRLPDTTTQAELLNTVAQLNADTGVHGILVQLPLPEQIDSEVVLRAIDPAKDVDAFHPENVGLMVQGQPRFLPCTPHGVLQMLRRSGVETAGKHAVVVGRSDIVGKPMAMLLAQRGWDCTVTLAHSRTADLAEVCRSADILVAAVGRPRMIGGDWVKPGAAVIDVGINRLPEAEGGGLVGDVDYAPAAERAGWITPVPGGVGPMTVAMLLHNTLEAARQSAKG; encoded by the coding sequence ATGGCGAACATCATCGACGGCAAGAAGCTCTCGACCGAGATCCGCGAGGAGGTCGGCGAGGCCGTGGCGGAGCACGTCGCTGGCGGCGGGCCGCGGCCCTGCCTCGCCGCGGTGCTCGTGGGAGAGAACCCGGCCAGCCAGGTCTACGTCCGCAACAAGCAACGCGCCTGCGACAAGGCGGGCCTCGAGAGCCGCCTGGTCCGCCTGCCCGACACGACCACGCAGGCCGAGCTGCTCAACACGGTCGCCCAGCTCAACGCCGACACGGGCGTGCACGGCATCCTGGTGCAGCTGCCGCTGCCCGAGCAGATCGACTCCGAAGTCGTCCTCCGCGCGATCGACCCGGCGAAGGACGTCGACGCCTTCCATCCGGAGAACGTCGGCCTGATGGTGCAGGGCCAGCCCCGCTTCCTCCCCTGCACCCCGCACGGCGTGCTTCAGATGCTGCGGCGGAGCGGCGTCGAGACCGCTGGCAAGCACGCCGTCGTCGTCGGACGGAGCGACATCGTCGGCAAACCGATGGCGATGCTGCTCGCCCAGCGGGGCTGGGACTGCACGGTGACCCTGGCGCACAGCCGCACGGCCGATTTGGCGGAGGTCTGCCGCTCGGCCGACATCCTGGTCGCCGCCGTCGGGCGGCCCCGGATGATCGGCGGCGACTGGGTCAAGCCCGGCGCGGCGGTCATCGACGTCGGCATCAACCGCCTGCCCGAGGCGGAGGGGGGCGGCCTCGTGGGCGATGTCGATTACGCCCCGGCCGCCGAACGGGCCGGCTGGATCACCCCCGTCCCGGGCGGGGTGGGCCCGATGACGGTCGCCATGCTGCTGCACAACACGCTGGAAGCGGCCCGCCAATCGGCGAAGGGTTGA
- a CDS encoding N-acetylmuramoyl-L-alanine amidase, whose product MGDDFEYAQGMTPQSLALAALLLGTLPAHAGERIDVPRPPNFVTAAAWGSEPDTIPDDRRQTPRFVTVHHAGVVWKAGRDPVAFLKNMQSWGKRRPEIEEPPRNTYWADLPYHFLIAPDGRVFEGRPVEYEPESNTKYDLAGHLGVELMGNFEEQRPSPAQVDSAVRLVAWLLSEHGLPLSAIGTHAQVAEGQTSCPGRDLARYFEGDPTPFAAWVERVLHGEEPGIELGPPLADGPTVLITEGAATP is encoded by the coding sequence ATGGGCGACGATTTCGAGTACGCTCAAGGCATGACCCCACAAAGCCTCGCCCTCGCCGCCCTGCTCCTCGGCACGCTGCCCGCCCACGCGGGTGAGCGTATCGACGTTCCCCGCCCGCCGAACTTCGTCACTGCTGCGGCATGGGGATCGGAGCCCGATACGATCCCGGACGATCGGCGGCAGACGCCGCGGTTTGTGACCGTGCACCACGCGGGCGTTGTTTGGAAAGCGGGGCGGGACCCGGTCGCGTTCCTCAAGAACATGCAGTCGTGGGGCAAGCGGCGGCCGGAGATCGAGGAGCCGCCGCGGAACACGTACTGGGCCGACCTGCCGTACCACTTCCTGATCGCGCCGGACGGGCGGGTCTTCGAGGGGCGGCCCGTGGAGTACGAGCCCGAGTCGAACACCAAGTACGACCTGGCGGGCCACCTGGGCGTCGAGCTGATGGGCAATTTTGAAGAGCAGCGACCGAGCCCCGCGCAGGTCGATTCCGCGGTGCGGCTCGTGGCGTGGCTCCTCTCCGAGCACGGCCTGCCGCTGTCGGCGATCGGCACGCACGCCCAGGTCGCCGAGGGGCAAACGAGCTGCCCGGGGCGCGATTTGGCCCGCTACTTCGAGGGCGACCCGACGCCGTTCGCCGCGTGGGTCGAGCGCGTCCTGCATGGCGAAGAGCCCGGGATCGAGCTGGGCCCTCCCCTCGCCGACGGGCCGACCGTGTTGATCACCGAGGGCGCAGCGACGCCGTAG